One stretch of Arachis hypogaea cultivar Tifrunner chromosome 20, arahy.Tifrunner.gnm2.J5K5, whole genome shotgun sequence DNA includes these proteins:
- the LOC112784037 gene encoding uncharacterized protein, whose translation MAAKKRNSSIDDEPVVEVPAAETNDSPKPPKKKTKKDKSNNDSDEPQEQVAAASDGSVKPMERKKKRKALDKERRRTAADTEPKLPEPSTSAAQAQPVDSPGTSSGGGSQLPEFHIGVFKDLAVAAEPAREAAAKQLVTELKAVQSAYDALDEKEVGDGGFKLEAEKDDGLDDCAPSVRYAVRRLIRGVSSSRECARQGFALGLTLLVGAVRKIRVESFLKLVVDLLEVTSSMKGQEAKDCLLGRLFAYGALARSGRLTQEWTIDKNTSCIREFVSVIISLANKKRYLQEPAVSIILDLTEKLPVEALLNHVVEAPGMKEWFDAAMEVGNPDALLLALKLREKISIDNSAFVKLLPNPFSSSLLFSTDQLSSLSNCLKESTFCQPRVHGVWPVLVTILLPNTIMQEEDVAAASNSLKKHKKSRKSSSYDEETAKNLQSFCEIIIEGSLLLSSHDRKHLAFDVLFLLLQKLSASLVPIILSSKVVQCLMDILSTKNTWLYKVAQHFLKQLSDWVGDDDVRRVAVIVALQKHSNGKFDNITRTKAVKDFMSHFKTEAGCLLFVQSLMNLFVDEGSASEEPSDQSQTTDENSEIGSVDDKDSPRSNGNSDFLKSWIIESLPSILKHLKLGHEEKFRVQKEIMKFLAVQGLFTASLGSEVTSFELQEKFRWPKSPTSNALCKMCVEQLQLLLANAQKGEGSRASASSLEPNDLGLYFMKFFSTLCNIPSVSLFRTLDDEDDKAVKKLQAIEAKLSREERSHGLSAEANRLHALRYLLIQLLLQVLLQPGEYSEAASELIICCKKAFSSCDLPDSSGDDDLEADDAPELMDVLVDTLLSLLPQSSAPMRSSIEQVFKYFCNDITDDGLMRMLRVIKKNLKPARHPDATSAEDSDGDDGDDFINIEEEDIDQAETGETGETDEQTDDSDSVVEAEENDQGHPEASDDSDSGMDDDAMFRIDTYLAQIFKEKKNQAGGETAHSQLVLFKLRILSLLEIFLHENPGKPQVLMVYSNLARAFVNPHTAEVSEQLGQRIWGILQRQIFKAKDYPRGEGVQLSTLEPLLERNLKLASKPLKKQKSASNPSKKSASWNRQKMVSSLAQTSTFWLLKIIDARNFSESELQRVVDIFQEVLAGYFDSKKSQIKSGFLKEIFRRRPWIGHAVFGFILERCGSSKSDFRRVEALDLVMEILKSLVTLSSDNQNAAKKVLKSNLDKLCNLMKDLVTNMPSKQARRSEVQKFCIKTFEILTKLNLTKSFIKALAPDVQAALEAQLGEQFINLKQLGK comes from the exons ATGGCCGCTAAGAAAAGGAACTCTTCCATCGACGACGAACCTGTCGTCGAAGTACCCGCAGCTGAAACCAACGATTCTCCGAAGCCCCCaaagaagaaaaccaagaaagacAAAAGCAATAACGACAGTGATGAGCCACAAGAACAGGTGGCGGCAGCATCTGATGGCTCCGTCAAGCCaatggagaggaagaagaagcgcAAAGCTCTCGACAAGGAGAGGCGCCGCACCGCCGCTGACACCGAGCCGAAGCTTCCGGAGCCGTCGACCTCCGCAGCACAGGCTCAGCCAGTGGACTCGCCCGGAACCAGCAGCGGCGGAGGCTCTCAGCTCCCGGAGTTTCACATTGGCGTGTTCAAGGATCTCGCGGTGGCGGCGGAGCCTGCGAGGGAAGCGGCCGCAAAACAGCTGGTGACCGAACTGAAGGCGGTTCAGAGTGCTTACGATGCGCTTGATGAGAAGGAGGTTGGCGACGGAGGGTTCAAGCTTGAAGCTGAAAAGGATGATGGATTGGATGATTGTGCACCTTCTGTTAGATACGCTGTTCGCAGGCTTATTCGTGGTGTTTCTTCCTCTAGAGAG TGTGCACGACAAGGTTTTGCTTTAGGTTTAACACTTTTAGTTGGCGCTGTCCGCAAGATTCGGGTTGAATCATTCCTTAAACTTGTAGTTGATTTATTGGAAGTAACTTCGTCAATGAAGGGTCAG GAGGCAAAGGATTGTCTCTTGGGTCGCTTATTTGCCTATGGTGCATTGGCTAGATCGGGAAGACTTACACAGGAATGGACTATAGATAAAAACACATCATGCATTAGAGAATTTGTCAGTGTAATAATCTCCCTGGCGAATAAAAAGCGGTACTTGCAAGAGCCTGCTGTTTCAATAATTTTAGACTTAACTGAAAAG TTGCCTGTTGAAGCGTTGTTGAATCATGTTGTTGAAGCTCCGGGGATGAAGGAATGGTTTGACGCTGCTATGGAAGTAGGAAATCCTGATGCTTTGCTTCTTGCACTAAAACTACGAGAAAAGATTTCCATTGACAACTCTGCATTTGTCAAACTGCTGCCAAATCCATTCAGCTCTAGCCTGCTCTTTTCCACTGATCAGCTTTCCTCCCTGAGCAATTGCTTGAAG GAGTCAACCTTTTGTCAGCCCCGTGTTCATGGTGTTTGGCCTGTTTTAGTAACTATTCTTTTGCCCAATACTATTATGCAAGAAGAAGATGTGGCAGCAGCTTCAAATTCGTTAAAGAAGCATAAAAAGAGTCGAAAATCAAGCTCCTATGATGAAGAAACTGCAAAGAATCTTCAGTCTTTCTGCGAAATAATTATTGAAGGATCCCTTCTCTTGTCATCTCATGACCGTAAGCATTTAGCTTTTGATGTTCTGTTTCTTCTACTCCAAAAGCTGTCTGCATCTTTGGTTCCAATCATTCTATCAAGCAAAGTTGTTCAGTGCCTTATGGATATACTATCAACGAAAAACACTTGGCTGTATAAAGTTGCTCAGCATTTTCTCAAACAATTGTCCGATTGGGTTGGAGATGATGATGTCAGAAGAGTTGCTGTTATAGTTGCTCTACAGAAACACAGCAATGGAAAATTTGATAATATCACACGAACAAAAGCTGTAAAGGATTTCATGTCACACTTCAAAACAGAAGCAGGTTGCCTGCTTTTTGTTCAGAGCTTGATGAACCTGTTTGTAGATGAAGGCAGTGCCTCGGAAGAACCTTCAGACCAGAGTCAAACTACAGATGAAAATTCCGAAATAGGTTCCGTTGATGATAAGGATTCCCCAAGGTCCAATGGCAATTCTGATTTTTTAAAGAGTTGGATTATTGAATCTCTTCCCAGCATTTTGAAACACTTGAAGCTGGGTCATGAGGAGAAATTCCGAGTACagaaagaaatcatgaaatttCTGGCTGTTCAAGGTCTGTTCACTGCATCTCTTGGATCTGAGGTTACTTCTTTTGAGTTGCAGGAAAAATTCAGGTGGCCAAAATCACCCACATCGAATGCTCTTTGCAAGATGTGTGTTGAACAGCTCCAGTTATTATTGGCAAATGCTCAGAAGGGAGAGGGGTCACGAGCTTCGGCTAGTAGCCTTGAGCCAAATGATCTTGGCCTGTACTTCATGAAGTTCTTCAGCACCCTATGCAATATTCCTTCAGTTTCCCTATTTCGTACCTTAGATGATGAGGATGATAAAGCAGTAAAAAAATTACAAGCAATTGAAGCAAAATTATCCAGAGAG GAAAGGAGCCATGGGCTTAGTGCTGAAGCTAATAGATTGCATGCACTGAGGTACTTGCTTATCCAATTGCTTCTGCAAGTGCTTCTTCAACCAGGGGAGTACTCAGAAGCTGCATCTGAACTCATCATCTGTTGTAAGAAAGCATTTTCTTCTTGTGATCTTCCTGACTCATCTGGAGATGATGATTTGGAGGCTGATGATGCACCAGAGTTGATGGATGTTCTTGTGGATACATTACTTTCACTGCTTCCACAGTCATCAGCTCCTATGCGATCTTCTATTGAGCAg GTATTCAAATACTTCTGTAATGATATTACCGATGATGGACTGATGCGGATGTTGCGGGTCATCAAGAAAAACTTAAAACCTGCTAGACATCCTGATGCAACAAGCGCAGAAGATAGCGATGGCGATGACGGCGATGACTTTATCAATATCGAAGAGGAAGATATTGATCAAGCTGAGACAGGTGAAACAGGTGAGACTGATGAGCAGACTGATGACTCAGATTCTGTTGTTGAGGCTGAGGAAAATGATCAGGGCCATCCTGAAGCTTCTGATGACTCTGATAGCGGAATGGATGATGATGCAATGTTCAGGATTGATACGTATCTGGCCCAGATTTTCAAGGAGAAGAAAAATCAGGCTGGAGGTGAAACTGCCCATTCCCAGCTTGTGTTGTTCAAACTTCGTATCCTTTCATTGTTGGAAATTTTCCTTCATGAAAATCCAG GTAAGCCTCAGGTTCTTATGGTGTACTCAAATTTGGCTCGAGCTTTTGTTAACCCACATACAGCAGAAGTTAGTGAGCAGCTTGGACAGCGTATTTGGGGTATATTACAAAGGCAaatatttaaagccaaggattatCCAAGGGGTGAAGGGGTTCAACTATCAACTCTTGAACCTCTGTTGGAAAGAAATTTGAAATTGGCGTCAAAACCATTGAAGAAACAAAAGTCTGCATCAAATCCATCAAAGAAATCAGCTTCATGGAACCGACAGAAAATGGTTTCCTCCCTTGCCCAAACATCAACCTTTTGGCTTTTGAAGATTATTGATGCAAGAAACTTCTCAGAGTCCGAACTCCAGAGGGTGGTTGATATTTTTCAGGAAGTTTTGGCTGGGTATTTTGACAGTAAAAAGTCTCAAATCAAATCTgggtttttaaaagaaatattccGAAGAAGACCATGGATTGGGCATGCTGTTTTTGGATTTATTTTAGAGAGATGTGGAAGCTCCAAGTCAGACTTCCGACGAGTGGAGGCACTAGATTTGGTAATGGAAATATTGAAGTCATTGGTGACACTGAGTAGTGATAATCAGAATGCAGCCAAAAAGGTTCTTAAGAGCAATTTGGATAAGCTCTGCAATTTAATGAAAGATTTGGTGACAAATATGCCAAGCAAGCAAGCAAGGAGGTCAGAGGTACAGAAATTTTGTATAAAGACCTTTGAAATCTTGACTAAACTCAACCTCACCAAGTCTTTTATTAAAGCTCTGGCGCCTGATGTTCAAGCTGCTCTTGAGGCACAGCTTGGTGAGCAGTTCATTAATTTGAAGCAGCTgggaaaataa
- the LOC112783181 gene encoding uncharacterized protein produces MELAQHRAMVNGRVEEMHGESSDQVPLRECRIRPSHPVGLVKKRAYIFDGMGNFYNKDWDLAELYQTEQVETDVADGRANEFSWYHVEIPKGNQRPSQSAQDLISVLCPPLKLQDILSLVSNGPFCAHVDGALVFRVNSPGPPSSDFTFRLSARITKKSVITVSLGRVPRLGFSRMGESLLSEIPTVESSSQFRGQQQEGSGIVIMEHVLEFLLTMNHSEEADNPVPRSVSNLVVHIIDTHIDQIQDLVTKIEMDLDSVELDLDKGGYALKKQMLDDRRFPKLHINLQRLLQVISHGEQVYLRVKEKCSSKRWFANEDINSLEELIGRLRRLKENVGFIANRVTAVQASLDSWQSEQINRKLYYLSFLSIIFLPLSIITGVFGMNVGGVPWTGQNSPELQDGFRNVLLLCVAMLFLVLLCFVFPTLYTRVAAVWQKRKGPGRSWSLNRKSFLKRPLRIGDQDRGGYLRI; encoded by the exons ATGGAACTAGCTCAGCATAGAGCTATGGTGAATGGGAGAGTTGAGGAGATGCATGGGGAAAGTTCTGATCAAGTGCCTCTCAGGGAGTGCCGAATCCGTCCTTCTCACCCTGTAGGATTGGTGAAGAAGAGGGCTTATATCTTTGATGGAATGGGAAATTTTTACAATAAGGACTGGGATCTTGCAGAACTTTATCAGACGGAGCAGGTGGAAACAGATGTAGCAGATGGCCGGGCGAACGAGTTTTCTTGGTACCATGTAGAAATCCCAAAAGGAAATCAAAGGCCTTCACAATCTGCACAAGATCTCATCAGTGTTCTTTGCCCGCCTTTGAAACTCCAAGACATTCTCTCACTTGTTAGCAATGGACCATTTTGTGCACATGTTGATGGGGCACTTGTGTTTCGAGTTAATTCACCTGGTCCTCCCTCTAGTGACTTCACATTTAGACTTTCTGCTAGAATTACAAAAAAGTCAGTAATTACTGTGTCCTTGGGACGTGTTCCCAGATTAGGTTTCTCACGCATGGGTGAATCACTGCTTTCTGAGATTCCTACCGTAGAAAGCTCCTCTCAGTTTAGAGGTCAACAGCAGGAAGGAAGTGGAATTGTGATTATGGAACATGTTCTTGAGTTCTTATTGACAATGAATCACTCCGAGGAAGCTGACAATCCTGTTCCTAGATCTGTCTCAAATCTTGTGGTTCACATAATTGACACACATATAGATCAGATTCAAGATCTTGTGACAAAGATTGAGATGGACTTGGACTCTGTGGAGCTTGATCTAGATAAGG GTGGTTATGCTCTGAAAAAACAAATGCTAGATGACAGAAGATTCCCCAAGCTGCATATTAATTTACAGCGTCTCCTACAG GTAATTTCCCATGGAGAGCAAGTATATCTCCGAGTTAAAGAAAAATGCTCGTCGAAACGGTGGTTTGCCAATGAAGACATCAACTCCCTTGAAGAACTAATTGGAAGGTTAAGGAGGCTGAAGGAGAATGTAGGTTTTATAGCAAATCGTGTAACAGCAGTACAGGCTAGTCTTGACAGCTGGCAGTCGGAGCAAATAAACAGGAAACTGTACTATCTTTCGTTCCTTTCGATAATATTCCTCCCCTTATCCATCATAACAGGAG TGTTTGGCATGAATGTTGGTGGAGTTCCATGGACAGGGCAGAATTCGCCGGAGCTACAAGATGGTTTCCGAAACGTCCTGCTACTCTGCGTGGCGATGCTATTTCTTGtgcttctctgctttgtttttcCGACTCTTTACACTCGCGTAGCTGCTGTATGGCAGAAAAGGAAAGGTCCCGGAAGAAGCTGGTCACTAAACAGGAAGTCGTTCCTCAAGAGACCGTTACGAATAGGAGATCAAGATAGAGGGGGCTACCTTCGGATCTAA
- the LOC112784038 gene encoding transcription factor GTE7, with protein sequence MASAVLANRNEPNWPQHRGGAAGFMGKVPFSNPNPNSKFGNKKNQSASDDASSINRRSNDGNHSQYVTFNVASYTKKELNELKNRLILELEQIRKLKKQIESGEYQPRQSFNGPPKKSSSKKISGNKRPFPVNSITKDLKRSNSEIGNLMKSCSQVLQKIMKHKVGWIFNTPVDVVGMGLHDYYDIVKKPMDLGTVKSNLAKNVYSSPADFASDVRLTFKNALTYNPPGHDVHNMADLLLSKFEELYRPVHEKFEDSMRQQDHDVDEELQASSWNHAEPERVERVKNKKENVIPPARFQPEPVQAPASSSNPPMVQSPVRTPSPMRAPPVKPLKQPKPKAKDPNKREMSLEEKHKLGIGLQSLPPEKMEQVVQIIRKRNGNLKQDGDEIELDIEAVDTETLWELDRLVTNWKKMMSKIKRQALLGNLNNNAAPNKSNGELATSEKVEAPPAEVKKPKKMEAGDEEVDIGDEMPMSTFPPVEIEKDKEAAGGHASSSSSSSSSSSSDSSSSSDSDSGSSSGSDSEADNGHL encoded by the exons ATGGCTTCCGCCGTCCTAGCCAACCGAAACGAACCTAATTGGCCGCAACATAGAGGCGGTGCAGCTGGATTCATGGGAAAAGTACCAttttctaaccctaaccctaactcaAAATTTGGGAACAAAAAGAACCAATCGGCGTCAGATGATGCTTCATCCATCAACCGCAGGTCCAACGACGGTAATCATTCTCAATATGTGACGTTCAACGTGGCGTCGTACACAAAAAAGGAGCTGAACGAGCTCAAGAATCGCCTGATCTTGGAGCTCGAGCAGATTCGAAAGCTTAAGAAACAAATCGAGAGCGGAGAATATCAGCCCAGGCAGAGCTTCAACGGCCCTCCTAAAAAATCATCGAGCAAGAAAATCTCCGGCAACAAGCGGCCATTTCCGGTGAATTCCATCACCAAAGATTTGAAACGGTCGAATTCGGAGATTGGAAACTTGATGAAGTCCTGCTCGCAGGTTCTACAGAAGATCATGAAGCACAAGGTTGGGTGGATCTTCAACACCCCCGTTGATGTCGTTGGAATGGGTCTTCACGATTATTATGATATAGTGAAGAAACCCATGGATCTGGGCACCGTGAAGTCCAATCTCGCGAAGAACGTGTATTCCTCGCCGGCGGATTTTGCCTCCGATGTGCGGTTGACGTTCAAAAACGCGCTGACATATAATCCCCCTGGTCACGATGTGCACAACATGGCTGACCTGCTTTTATCCAAGTTTGAAGAGCTGTATCGTCCCGTGCATGAGAAATTCGAGGATTCGATGAGGCAGCAGGATCATGATGTTGATGAGGAATTGCAGGCCAGTTCATGGAATCATGCTGAGCCAGAAAGGGTTGAGAGGGTTAAGAACAAGAAGGAGAATGTGATCCCTCCGGCAAGGTTTCAACCCGAGCCAGTGCAGGCCCCTGCCAGCTCTTCGAACCCTCCAATGGTCCAGTCGCCAGTGCGCACTCCTTCCCCTATGAGAGCCCCGCCGGTGAAGCCTTTGAAGCAGCCAAAGCCTAAGGCGAAGGACCCCAATAAGAGGGAGATGAGCCTTGAGGAGAAACACAAGTTGGGTATTGGCCTGCAGAGTTTGCCTCCTGAGAAAATGGAGCAGGTGGTACAGATCATAAGGAAGAGGAATGGGAACCTTAAGCAGGACGGGGATGAGATTGAGCTTGATATTGAGGCTGTTGACACTGAGACCCTTTGGGAACTTGATCGGTTGGTGACCAATTGGAAGAAGATGATGAGCAAAATTAAGCGGCAGGCACTACTTGGCAACTTGAACAACAATGCCGCACCCAACAAATCCAATGGG GAATTAGCTACTAGTGAGAAGGTTGAGGCGCCTCCTGCTGAAGTGAAGAAACCAAAGAAAATGGAAGCTGGGGATGAGGAAGTTGACATTGGGGACGAGATGCCTATGAGTACCTTTCCCCCTGTGGAGATTGAAAAAGACAAAGAGGCAGCTGGAGGCCATGCCAGCAGTAGTTCAAGTAGCTCCAGTAGTTCAAGCAGTGATTCCTCATCATCGAGTG ATTCGGATTCAGGTAGTTCCTCGGGGAGTGATTCTGAAGCAGACAATGGGCACTTGTAG
- the LOC112783180 gene encoding heat shock 70 kDa protein, mitochondrial — translation MAAAAVLRSLRRRDVASASVSAFRSLSGSTKPAYVAHKWSSLCRPFSSRPAGNDVIGIDLGTTNSCVAVMEGKNPKVIENSEGSRTTPSVVAFNQKGELLVGTPAKRQAVTNPTNTVFGTKRLIGRRFDDPQTQKEMKMVPYKIVKAPNGDAWVEANGQQYSPSQIGAFVLTKMKETAEAYLGKSISKAVITVPAYFNDAQRQATKDAGRIAGLDVQRIINEPTAAALSYGMNNKEGLIAVFDLGGGTFDVSILEISNGVFEVKATNGDTFLGGEDFDNALLDFLVSEFKRTDSIDLSKDRLALQRLREAAEKAKIELSSTSQTEINLPFITADASGAKHLNITLTRSKFEALVNHLIERTKAPCKSCLKDANISIKDVDEVLLVGGMTRVPKVQEVVSAIFGKSPSKGVNPDEAVAMGAAIQGGILRGDVKELLLLDVTPLSLGIETLGGIFTRLINRNTTIPTKKSQVFSTAADNQTQVGIKVLQGEREMAADNKMLGEFELVGIPPAPRGLPQIEVTFDIDANGIVTVSAKDKATGKEQQITIRSSGGLSEDEIEKMVKEAELHAQRDQERKALIDIRNSADTTIYSIEKSLGEYRDKIPSEVAKEIEDAISDLRTAMSGDNAEEIKAKLDAANKAVSKIGQHMSGGGSSGGSSTGGSQGGDQAPEAEYEEVRK, via the exons ATGGCAGCAGCCGCGGTGCTTCGCTCTCTTCGCCGCCGTGATGTCGCCTCTGCTTCCGTCTCAGCCTTTCGTTCG TTGTCGGGTAGCACTAAACCAGCTTATGTAGCTCACAAGTGGTCAAGTTTGTGTCGACCATTCAG TTCTCGGCCTGCTGGAAATGATGTCATCGGTATTGATTTGGGTACTACAAATTCCTGTGTTGCTGTTATGGAAGGAAAG AATCCTAAAGTTATTGAAAACTCTGAAGGTTCTCGAACAACACCATCTGTGGTTGCTTTCAACCAGAAAGGGGAGCTGCTTGTTGGTACACCGGCAAAACGTCAGGCAGTAACAAACCCAACAAACACCGTTTTTGGTACCAAGCGGTTGATTGGTCGGCGCTTTGACGATCCCCAAACACAGAAGGAGATGAAAATGGTTCCTTACAAGATTGTTAAGGCTCCAAATGGAGATGCGTGGGTTGAAGCTAATGGCCAGCAATATTCTCCTAGCCAAATTGGTGCCTTTGTTCTCACCAAGATGAAGGAGACAGCAGAAGCTTATCTAGGGAAGTCAATTTCCAAGGCTGTAATTACTGTCCCAGCTTACTTCAATGATGCTCAGAGGCAGGCAACAAAAGATGCTGGTAGAATTGCAGGTCTTGATGTGCAGAGAATTATCAATGAGCCAACAGCTGCAGCACTTTCATATGGGATGAACAACAAAGAGGGCCTTATTGCGGTTTTTGATCTTGGAGGTGGAACATTTGATGTCTCTATCTTGGAAATCTCTAATGGTGTCTTTGAG GTGAAAGCAACAAATGGTGACACATTCTTGGGAGGAGAGGACTTTGACAATGCCTTACTGGACTTCCTTGTAAGCGAATTCAAGAGGACCGACAGTATTGACCTTTCAAAAGACAGGCTTGCTTTGCAGAGACTTCGTGAAGCAGCAGAGAAGGCTAAGATAGAACTGTCTTCAACATCTCAAACGGAAATAAACCTTCCTTTCATCACTGCTGATGCATCTGGTGCTAAGCATCTGAACATCACATTGACCAGATCCAAGTTTGAGGCTTTGGTGAATCACTTGATTGAAAGGACCAAGGCACCATGTAAGAGCTGCTTGAAGGATGCTAATATATCTATCAAGGATGTTGATGAGGTCCTTCTTGTGGGAGGGATGACCCGTGTGCCTAAAGTCCAGGAAGTGGTTTCAGCTATCTTTGGAAAGTCTCCTAGCAAAGGAGTAAATCCTGATGAGGCAGTTGCCATGGGAGCAGCAATCCAGGGTGGTATCCTACGTGGAGATGTTAAAGAGCTATTGCTACTTGATGTTACCCCACTTTCTCTTGGTATTGAGACTTTGGGTGGTATTTTTACTAGGTTGATCAACCGCAACACTACTATTCCTACCAAAAAGAGTCAG GTGTTTTCAACAGCAGCTGACAACCAAACACAGGTGGGTATCAAGGTGCTGCAAGGTGAGAGGGAAATGGCTGCAGACAACAAAATGCTTGGAGAATTTGAGCTTGTCGGCATTCCTCCTGCTCCCAGGGGTTTGCCTCAGATTGAAGTTACCTTTGACATTGATGCCAACGGAATTGTTACTGTCTCTGCCAAAGACAAGGCAACCGGTAAAGAACAACAAATCACAATCCGATCATCTGGTGGGCTCTCAGAAGATGAGATTGAGAAGATGGTCAAAGAAGCAGAGTTACATGCACAGAGAGACCAAGAAAGGAAGGCTCTTATTGACATCAGAAACAGTGCAGATACTACCATCTACAGCATTGAGAAGAGCTTGGGTGAATACAGAGACAAGATTCCCAGCGAAGTGGCCAAAGAAATCGAGGATGCTATTTCAGATTTGAGAACGGCCATGTCCGGGGATAACGCTGAGGAAATTAAGGCAAAGCTTGATGCTGCAAACAAGGCTGTCTCCAAGATTGGGCAGCACATGTCAGGTGGTGGCTCAAGTGGTGGTTCCTCAACTGGGGGGTCTCAAGGTGGAGACCAGGCTCCGGAGGCAGAATATGAGGAGGTGAGGAAGTGA